In Triticum aestivum cultivar Chinese Spring chromosome 5B, IWGSC CS RefSeq v2.1, whole genome shotgun sequence, the following proteins share a genomic window:
- the LOC123114008 gene encoding disease resistance protein RGA4 translates to MEVAVVVGPIVKLLPKLLSVVDGKRKQLDNLEVDAGFIRRDLQSIQEIIGRSSGGRSITDLWVRDLRRLADDMEDCIDRFQVGKMSRIRFVGKIGKLKKRSKETLEQLQNCISIAGAAAPDPPAAGGGTEDPEEQLLALLARSPSEGNLKVISVAGFGGAGMTRLAHKVYSNRDVLSQFPLHAWVRAAPGMSVHKLLQKIHDQLLLISMAKNHGATASSSKIKPQANGDDAEHASTDHRLTGLLKTGRYLIVIDGVNTHDLYDVLSAFSWADGVDGRIIMTAAIQLPEATCCRCGNGSPLAMDSTSQVFIGELTETGFVEACLHLRDDTLARMQRSNNEILSSPIVQDLLLYFCMFPRDHPVRRNPLIRRWLAEGLVFPQPETESFSQDVAAKNLESLITRNVIQPIQVRNYGNVKRCQTFGMMLNSISSKSKSQNFITMLCGSGQTTERSPAGKEIRRLSLHLNGAANGPLNLPKELSRLHTLAVFPDDANVARHQANLNYAKYKLLRVLDLKECADVKAEHVGKICDLLLLKYLSLGDSIDKVPRKIAKLKWLETLDMRRTQVVTLPIEVLQLPGLKHLLGKFQLAEGDCTQKKLERLMSKDSELQRLSGFVTDKSEGFAQLMSRMGKLRKVKIWCDSTADVTKLVHVLGATKKFIGGGLDMTRVDRSLSIDFQGCPTECSEQFMDSLKATGRLTSLKLRGKLTQLPQFRAKLNYIEELCLSRTNLSGDTILSSLSGLKMTLKYLKLVEDRLGHLVIKPEHFRSLKGLCLVGEQSLEGITIQDEAMPYLVSLHILCEALGDLPGIDITRMARLKEVALHSGVQDTIKDGWQAAAMNHPNRPNVLFIHHANSSPRDSPPCEATGDIVNRTKPVGRKFAASIMGGIFSRARPRS, encoded by the exons ATGGAGGTTGCGGTGGTCGTCGGCCCGATAGTGAAGCTCCTGCCGAAGCTCCTATCGGTGGTAGATGGGAAACGGAAGCAGCTGGACAACCTGGAGGTGGACGCCGGGTTCATCCGGCGCGACCTGCAGTCGATCCAAGAAATCATTGGCCGCTCCAGTGGCGGCAGATCCATCACGGACCTCTGGGTCCGAGATCTCAGGCGCCTGGCGGACGACATGGAAGACTGCATCGACCGATTCCAGGTCGGGAAGATGAGCAGAATCCGTTTCGTCGGAAAGATCGGCAAACTGAAGAAGCGGTCAAAGGAGACTCTCGAGCAGCTACAGAACTGCATCAGCATCGCTGGCGCCGCCGCACCTGATCCCCCCGCTGCAGGTGGGGGCACCGAGGATCCGGAGGAGCAGCTACTTGCTCTGCTTGCGCGGAGCCCATCGGAGGGAAACCTCAAGGTGATCTCCGTCGCCGGCTTCGGTGGAGCAGGTATGACTCGCCTTGCCCACAAGGTGTACAGCAACAGGGATGTGCTCAGCCAGTTCCCTCTGCACGCTTGGGTTCGTGCAGCGCCCGGCATGAGTGTGCACAAGCTTCTTCAGAAAATACATGACCAGCTGCTGCTAATTAGTATGGCCAAGAATCATGGTGCCACTGCCTCCAGCTCCAAAATCAAACCACAAGCCAACGGAGACGACGCCGAACATGCTTCGACTGACCACCGGCTCACCGGATTACTCAAGACCGGAAG GTATTTGATTGTGATTGATGGCGTGAATACGCATGACTTGTACGACGTGCTATCTGCCTTCTCTTGGGCTGATGGAGTGGATGGCAGAATTATCATGACGGCGGCAATTCAGCTGCCAGAAGCAACATGCTGCAGATGTGGCAACGGTTCACCACTCGCCATGGATAGCACAAGCCAGGTTTTCATTGGAGAGCTGACAGAGACTGGATTTGTGGAGGCCTGCCTCCATCTTCGTGACGACACACTAGCAAGAATGCAACGCAGCAACAACGAGATCCTATCAAGTCCCATTGTCCAGGACTTATTGCTGTATTTCTGCATGTTCCCACGCGATCATCCTGTCAGGAGGAATCCCCTGATAAGGCGATGGCTGGCTGAAGGACTTGTGTTTCCTCAACCAGAAACAGAGAGTTTTTCGCAGGATGTTGCAGCCAAGAATTTGGAGAGCCTCATCACCCGCAATGTCATTCAGCCCATTCAAGTGAGGAACTATGGAAATGTGAAGAGATGCCAAACTTTTGGGATGATGCTTAACTCCATTTCCAGCAAATCCAAGTCACAGAACTTCATCACCATGCTGTGTGGTAGCGGCCAGACGAcggagaggagtccggctggcAAGGAGATTCGCCGGCTTTCCCTCCATCTTAACGGTGCGGCAAATGGGCCACTGAATTTGCCAAAGGAATTATCTCGTCTCCATACTTTGGCAGTATTCCCTGATGATGCAAATGTCGCCAGGCATCAGGCTAATTTGAATTATGCCAAGTATAAGCTACTCCGAGTTTTGGATCTCAAAGAATGTGCTGATGTGAAAGCAGAACATGTCGGGAAAATATGTGACCTGTTGCTGCTCAAATATCTGAGCCTCGGGGACAGTATTGACAAGGTTCCGAGGAAAATAGCGAAGCTAAAATGGTTAGAGACTCTCGACATGAGGAGAACCCAGGTAGTGACGCTACCAATTGAAGTCCTCCAGCTCCCTGGGTTGAAACACCTCCTTGGGAAGTTTCAGCTAGCTGAAGGTGACTGCACACAGAAGAAGCTAGAGAGGCTCATGTCAAAAGATAGTGAACTTCAGAGGCTTTCCGGATTTGTCACCGACAAAAGCGAAGGGTTTGCGCAGCTGATGAGTCGCATGGGGAAGTTGAGGAAGGTGAAAATATGGTGCGATTCCACCGCAGATGTGACGAAACTGGTTCATGTTTTAGGAGCCACAAAGAAATTCATTGGTGGAGGCCTGGATATGACAAGAGTCGATCGTTCTTTGTCTATCGACTTCCAAGGATGCCCAACGGAATGCTCAGAACAATTCATGGATTCTCTGAAAGCTACAGGCCGTCTTACCTCACTCAAATTGCGAGGCAAGCTGACGCAACTCCCTCAGTTCCGTGCAAAGCTGAACTACATCGAGGAGTTGTGCCTCTCAAGGACTAATCTGAGCGGTGACACAATCCTAAGTAGCCTGTCTGGACTGAAAATGACACTGAAATATCTCAAGCTGGTAGAAGACAGGCTTGGTCACTTGGTCATAAAACCAGAGCATTTccgaagcttgaaggggttatgcctCGTGGGCGAGCAAAGTCTGGAGGGCATAACAATCCAAGATGAAGCTATGCCCTACCTTGTGTCACTTCATATACTTTGTGAAGCTCTAGGTGATCTTCCAGGAATCGACATCACACGCATGGCAAGGCTAAAAGAAGTCGCGCTCCATTCTGGAGTACAAGATACGATAAAGGATGGGTGGCAAGCAGCTGCAATGAACCATCCTAATAGGCCCAACGTTTTGTTTATCCATCATGCTAACTCGTCGCCTAGAGACTCTCCGCCGTGTGAAGCAACAGGGGATATTGTAAATCGGACCAAACCTGTTGGGAGAAAATTCGCCGCCTCCATCATGGGGGGCATCTTTTCTCGTGCACGGCCAAGATCCTGA